From Acidipropionibacterium acidipropionici, one genomic window encodes:
- a CDS encoding M20 family metallopeptidase, with product MMSRADVVDLTCRLIGAASENPPGNEAAVVDELARIADELGLTCRVEPALDRGRSNVLVSAVPLRDGAPKVLLLGHSDVVPAGPGWTRDPFTGVVEDGRIYGRGAADTKGGVAAALVALSQCEVGEVDVVVAVTPDEEEGGRGAQKLVAAHPEWDVRACLVLEPTDLQVVRASKGNSYHLVDLAGVAAHASNPDNGRSAVTAAARVVLEIARWHAELTREQDPLIGPPSWNVGLIQGGSGTAVVPDSCRISIDRRLAADQTAASVEQELVDRLKGLGLESQGIVATVSTQMEMPGFVTAADDPFVARIHRIASVVTGQNLPVAGWPAACDGGFVSRAWPGAAIVICGPGDIAMQAHRPDESVAVVEVEHAVQIYRRTIAEICKESTVTPFRSGRSSIA from the coding sequence ATGATGAGCCGGGCCGACGTCGTGGACCTGACCTGCCGACTGATCGGCGCCGCCAGTGAGAACCCGCCCGGCAACGAGGCCGCCGTGGTCGACGAGCTCGCCCGGATCGCCGACGAGCTGGGACTGACCTGCCGGGTGGAGCCGGCCCTGGACCGGGGCCGTTCGAATGTCCTGGTCAGCGCCGTGCCGCTGCGCGACGGGGCGCCGAAGGTGCTCCTGCTGGGCCACAGCGACGTCGTCCCGGCCGGGCCGGGCTGGACCCGCGACCCCTTCACGGGGGTAGTCGAGGACGGACGGATCTACGGGCGCGGGGCCGCCGACACGAAGGGCGGCGTGGCTGCCGCGCTGGTGGCGCTGAGCCAGTGCGAGGTCGGTGAGGTCGACGTCGTGGTGGCCGTGACCCCCGATGAGGAGGAGGGCGGGCGCGGCGCCCAGAAGCTGGTGGCCGCCCACCCCGAGTGGGATGTGCGGGCCTGCCTGGTGCTCGAGCCCACCGACCTCCAGGTGGTGAGGGCGTCGAAGGGCAACTCCTACCATCTGGTCGATCTGGCCGGCGTCGCCGCCCACGCGAGCAATCCCGACAACGGCCGAAGCGCCGTGACGGCGGCCGCCCGGGTGGTACTGGAGATCGCGCGCTGGCACGCTGAGCTGACGCGCGAACAGGACCCGCTCATCGGGCCGCCGAGCTGGAATGTGGGTCTGATCCAGGGCGGATCCGGCACCGCCGTCGTGCCGGACAGCTGCCGGATCAGCATCGACCGGCGGCTGGCCGCCGACCAGACGGCGGCGTCGGTGGAGCAGGAGCTCGTTGACCGGCTCAAGGGCCTGGGGCTGGAGTCCCAGGGGATCGTCGCGACGGTCAGCACGCAGATGGAGATGCCGGGCTTCGTCACTGCTGCCGACGACCCGTTCGTGGCGCGAATCCATCGGATCGCATCGGTGGTCACGGGCCAGAACCTGCCCGTGGCGGGGTGGCCGGCGGCCTGCGACGGAGGCTTCGTCTCGCGTGCCTGGCCGGGTGCCGCGATCGTGATCTGCGGGCCCGGAGACATCGCCATGCAGGCCCACCGCCCCGACGAATCCGTGGCCGTCGTGGAGGTGGAGCACGCGGTGCAGATCTACCGGCGCACCATTGCGGAAATCTGCAAAGAATCCACCGTGACGCCATTCAGATCAGGCCGCAGCAGTATCGCCTGA
- a CDS encoding aminotransferase-like domain-containing protein, whose protein sequence is MTAVSPTTQLGTAQLTSPALPLATRTSGLVGSIIDSSTSLLESLGHPVINFAMGSPAPEAIESADLADVASGLFTRGRTDLYGYAASEGDFALRTLLMDMLHQTDPDDSPDPAGIVITAGGMQGLDIAGKLFIEPDSLVVVESPTYTNGSAVALSYQARLLEIGMDDDGMDVDALEREIDRIGETPRMIYTVPTFQNPSGTTLSVERRRRLIELARRWGSVIVEDDPYGLLGFAGQRVPSIRSLSGRDPLVFTVRTFSKIMAPGLRVGWVDCDPSLRDLIIAAKQALDTCTNFPMQKLVAGYLSEGFMPGHLESLRSQYRSRKEAMCAALSHHLGDVAHWTDPEGGFFIWVTFDDPRVDAEELFRAGLDAGVAFIPGSAFSPTGRFGNSMRLCFASQSLADIEEGVARLGAAYRNLCAEES, encoded by the coding sequence ATGACCGCCGTCTCACCGACCACGCAGCTCGGGACCGCACAGCTCACATCCCCCGCCCTTCCGCTGGCCACCCGGACCTCCGGCCTGGTGGGCTCGATCATCGACTCCAGCACCTCACTGCTGGAGAGCCTGGGACACCCGGTGATCAACTTCGCCATGGGCAGCCCCGCCCCCGAGGCCATCGAGTCGGCCGATCTGGCCGACGTCGCGTCGGGACTGTTCACCCGCGGACGCACCGACCTGTACGGCTACGCCGCCAGCGAGGGGGACTTCGCGCTGCGGACCCTCCTGATGGACATGCTCCACCAGACCGACCCCGACGACAGCCCCGACCCCGCCGGCATCGTCATCACCGCCGGGGGGATGCAGGGCCTGGACATCGCCGGGAAGCTGTTCATCGAGCCCGACTCCCTGGTCGTCGTCGAGTCGCCCACCTACACCAACGGGTCGGCGGTGGCGCTGAGCTACCAGGCCCGATTGCTGGAGATCGGGATGGATGACGACGGGATGGACGTCGACGCCCTGGAGCGCGAGATCGACCGGATCGGCGAGACGCCCCGGATGATCTACACCGTCCCGACCTTCCAGAACCCCAGCGGCACCACGCTGAGCGTCGAACGGCGTCGCCGGCTCATCGAACTGGCGCGACGCTGGGGATCGGTGATCGTCGAGGACGACCCCTACGGTCTGCTCGGCTTCGCCGGCCAGCGGGTACCCAGCATCCGCAGCCTGTCGGGTCGCGACCCCCTGGTGTTCACCGTGCGGACCTTCTCCAAGATCATGGCGCCCGGACTGCGGGTCGGCTGGGTGGACTGCGACCCCTCGCTGCGCGATCTCATCATCGCCGCCAAGCAGGCCCTGGACACCTGCACCAACTTCCCGATGCAGAAGCTCGTCGCCGGTTACCTGTCCGAGGGCTTCATGCCCGGGCACCTTGAGAGCCTGCGCTCCCAGTACCGCAGCCGGAAGGAGGCCATGTGCGCCGCGCTCTCGCACCACCTGGGCGACGTCGCGCACTGGACCGATCCCGAGGGCGGCTTCTTCATCTGGGTGACCTTCGACGATCCCCGGGTCGACGCCGAGGAGCTGTTCCGGGCCGGGCTGGACGCCGGGGTGGCGTTCATCCCCGGGTCGGCCTTCTCGCCGACCGGCAGATTCGGGAACTCCATGAGGCTGTGCTTCGCCTCCCAGTCCCTGGCCGACATCGAGGAGGGCGTCGCCCGGCTGGGAGCCGCCTACCGGAATCTCTGCGCGGAGGAGTCATGA